A stretch of the Bradyrhizobium arachidis genome encodes the following:
- a CDS encoding recombinase family protein — MNGNLERRAGILQNELYAGRLDWNKVGMVKDPDSGKRLSRPNPNSEWQVAGVPHLAIVNPGYSQLLSNAKKRAVTPTPAINVGLLECCLVCSVAAHAPRAWQPMGETNQGAFVFATRLQRRAAHVLTRRLSI; from the coding sequence ATTAATGGCAATCTCGAGAGGCGTGCCGGCATTCTGCAGAACGAGCTTTATGCAGGGCGCCTCGACTGGAACAAAGTCGGGATGGTGAAAGATCCCGACTCGGGAAAGCGCCTGTCACGACCAAATCCAAACAGTGAATGGCAGGTTGCTGGGGTACCGCATCTTGCAATTGTCAATCCAGGCTATTCACAGCTGCTCAGCAACGCAAAGAAGAGAGCAGTCACACCCACCCCAGCCATCAACGTCGGCCTCCTCGAATGCTGTCTGGTCTGCTCCGTAGCGGCTCATGCGCCTCGGGCATGGCAACCAATGGGCGAGACAAATCAGGGCGCGTTCGTATTCGCTACTCGGCTGCAACGGAGAGCGGCACATGTCCTGACGCGAAGACTTTCTATTTAG
- a CDS encoding amidohydrolase → MRDFARRSTVNVFLKDAPDQLRLGLDDGIVAVIQGEGGERPTIGLRADMGASPILETSNKPWSSTTPGQMHACGHDGHTAMLLGAAKYLANTRKFKGSVALIFHAAEEDGGGDRLGGQKMVEAGIMERMASHGFFGMHNVPGMEVSKFGICHGPVTAAQDDFDIVVKGRGGHAAAPHRTIDPVVIAAQIIRGLQTLVTRGTDPIDSLVISVTKLTRAQANNIIPDRVERVVP, encoded by the coding sequence GTGCGCGATTTCGCGAGGCGTTCGACCGTCAACGTATTCCTGAAAGATGCGCCGGATCAGTTGCGCCTCGGCCTCGACGACGGCATCGTCGCAGTAATCCAGGGCGAAGGCGGCGAACGCCCAACAATTGGATTGAGGGCGGACATGGGTGCTTCGCCAATCCTTGAAACGTCAAACAAGCCTTGGTCGTCGACAACGCCTGGTCAAATGCATGCGTGCGGTCACGATGGGCACACAGCCATGTTGCTTGGCGCCGCCAAATATCTTGCCAACACGCGCAAATTCAAAGGTTCTGTTGCCTTGATCTTCCACGCCGCGGAGGAAGATGGTGGGGGTGACAGACTTGGCGGTCAAAAGATGGTCGAGGCAGGAATTATGGAACGTATGGCATCTCACGGGTTTTTTGGTATGCATAACGTGCCGGGCATGGAGGTGAGCAAGTTCGGCATTTGTCATGGTCCGGTCACGGCCGCGCAGGACGATTTCGACATCGTCGTGAAGGGCAGGGGCGGCCATGCCGCGGCGCCGCATCGGACCATCGATCCCGTCGTGATTGCAGCGCAGATCATCCGAGGTCTACAAACTTTGGTCACGCGCGGCACGGACCCAATCGATTCGTTGGTGATCTCCGTGACCAAGTTGACTAGAGCTCAGGCCAACAACATCATACCCGATCGCGTTGAAAGAGTGGTACCGTGA